The following are from one region of the Anaeropeptidivorans aminofermentans genome:
- a CDS encoding AAA family ATPase, which translates to MDIIKQIINYKTPAYNWQERMRKTPQSPKYHGEGDVFTHTIKVVESLLSDDEYNSLDENDKRLLLYAAILHDIAKPFCTKIEHGMISSPNHAVKGGIEARWLLYQYGFMADLLGDLTFFERETVCALVRYHGLPLFFMNKRHLERDIYKASLEVNLYHLSILAKADVNGRISNDHEGLMERIRLFRETCEEFGCLHKPKEFISRKSMVKYFSRSEQYLYYEPYANRPKVYLMSGLPASGKDTYIKENLSHMDLVSLDGIRERLKVSPIENQGKVVNEAKAMGKQFMAKDKEFVWNATNLTLTMRASLIDLFRQYDYEVSIIYCEVPFNLLLERNERRERPVTEQAIDRMVKTLDVPKTWEAEEIIYHVEDNREG; encoded by the coding sequence ATGGATATAATAAAACAGATTATAAATTATAAAACGCCTGCTTATAACTGGCAGGAGCGAATGAGAAAAACGCCTCAAAGTCCAAAATACCATGGGGAAGGTGATGTTTTTACCCATACCATAAAAGTTGTAGAAAGCTTATTAAGTGATGATGAATATAATAGCTTAGATGAAAATGACAAGAGACTTCTATTATATGCAGCAATTCTGCATGATATCGCCAAGCCATTTTGTACTAAAATAGAGCATGGCATGATAAGTTCTCCCAATCATGCAGTTAAGGGCGGCATTGAAGCCCGATGGCTGCTTTATCAGTATGGGTTTATGGCTGATTTACTGGGGGACTTAACCTTTTTTGAACGGGAAACGGTTTGTGCTTTGGTGCGATATCACGGGCTGCCCTTATTTTTCATGAATAAGCGTCACTTGGAGCGGGATATCTATAAAGCTTCCCTGGAAGTAAATTTGTATCACTTAAGTATATTGGCGAAAGCAGATGTAAACGGGCGTATATCCAATGACCATGAAGGATTAATGGAGCGGATTAGGCTGTTTCGGGAAACCTGTGAAGAATTTGGCTGTCTGCATAAGCCGAAAGAATTTATCAGCCGAAAAAGTATGGTGAAATACTTCAGCCGAAGTGAGCAATATCTATATTATGAGCCCTATGCAAATAGGCCCAAGGTTTATTTGATGAGCGGTTTGCCGGCCTCCGGAAAAGATACGTATATTAAAGAAAATTTATCCCATATGGACTTGGTTTCTCTGGATGGAATCAGGGAAAGGTTAAAGGTCAGCCCAATCGAAAATCAGGGTAAGGTAGTAAATGAAGCCAAGGCCATGGGAAAACAGTTTATGGCAAAGGATAAAGAATTTGTATGGAATGCTACAAATCTGACTTTGACAATGAGGGCTTCATTAATTGATTTATTCAGGCAATATGATTATGAAGTAAGTATTATATATTGTGAAGTTCCGTTTAATTTACTTTTGGAGCGGAACGAAAGAAGAGAGCGGCCTGTGACGGAGCAGGCGATAGACCGTATGGTAAAAACTTTAGATGTGCCTAAGACATGGGAGGCAGAGGAGATTATATATCATGTGGAGGATAATCGGGAAGGATAG
- a CDS encoding ABC transporter ATP-binding protein: protein MNSLYLEVNNLKTYFHTPEGVAKSVDGVSFNINKGETLALVGESGCGKTVTSLSLIRLLSENAKMTADSISIEGKDIKDASDEEIRKIRGRKISMIFQEPMTSLDPSYKIKKQIGEVYKTHFPHMTNKEIYLASIEMLKKTGVPNPEERINVYPHQLSGGLRQRVMIAISLAASPDLVIADEPTTALDVTIQAQIIELLKELQRETGMSILLITHDFGVVSQIAQRVAVMYAGKIIEEGPAKEVFHDPLHPYTRLLIMSIPGIKVKRGGRLEAIRGNVPNPLKFPEGCRFHTRCPEAMDICREKEPEETVIGNRRVCCFLRGDCYGK, encoded by the coding sequence ATGAACAGTTTATATTTAGAGGTTAATAATTTAAAGACTTATTTTCATACGCCTGAAGGTGTGGCTAAATCTGTTGACGGTGTAAGTTTCAATATAAATAAAGGCGAAACCCTTGCCCTTGTGGGCGAATCCGGCTGCGGAAAAACTGTAACCAGCCTTTCTCTTATACGGCTCCTTTCTGAAAATGCAAAAATGACGGCGGATTCCATATCAATTGAAGGGAAGGATATTAAAGATGCCTCAGATGAAGAAATACGAAAAATAAGAGGCAGAAAAATATCCATGATTTTTCAGGAACCCATGACTTCTCTTGATCCCAGCTATAAAATTAAAAAGCAGATAGGAGAGGTTTATAAAACGCATTTTCCTCATATGACCAATAAAGAAATATACTTAGCGTCCATTGAAATGCTTAAAAAGACAGGTGTTCCCAATCCTGAAGAAAGAATAAATGTATATCCTCATCAGCTTTCAGGAGGATTAAGGCAAAGAGTAATGATAGCCATATCTCTTGCCGCAAGCCCGGATTTAGTAATAGCCGATGAGCCTACAACAGCCCTTGACGTAACCATACAAGCCCAAATCATAGAGCTTTTAAAAGAACTCCAAAGGGAAACAGGCATGAGTATATTATTAATCACTCATGATTTTGGCGTCGTATCTCAAATCGCTCAAAGAGTCGCCGTGATGTATGCAGGAAAAATCATCGAAGAAGGGCCTGCCAAGGAAGTCTTTCACGATCCGCTGCACCCTTATACAAGGCTCCTTATCATGTCCATACCCGGCATTAAGGTGAAACGCGGAGGAAGGCTTGAGGCTATTCGGGGCAATGTTCCAAACCCTCTTAAATTCCCCGAAGGCTGCCGTTTTCATACGAGATGCCCTGAAGCTATGGATATATGCCGAGAAAAGGAACCCGAAGAAACTGTTATAGGAAACCGGAGAGTTTGCTGCTTTTTAAGGGGGGACTGCTATGGAAAGTAA
- a CDS encoding ABC transporter ATP-binding protein: MESNTILEVKDLKVYFPVKSGVLRRTSGYIKAVDGVSFRVMHGETLGLVGESGCGKTTIGRSIVRLNEPAGGNIFFENQDIFDKKGKDLRDLRKKVQIIFQDPYSSLNPRKTIKRLLGEVLTIQMGLSKEASLKKTSSLLQQVGLSPVYAERYPHEFSGGQRQRVAIAKAIALNPKFLVCDEAVSALDVSIQSQIINLLMDLKKEYKDITYLFISHALNVVEHISDRVAVMYLGKFVEIAKTEDLFNNPLHPYTKALLSAAPLISEEKRGERILLKGEIPGAGNIPKGCRFHTRCPYVTDICRKEEPELKQRKESGHFSACHFN, translated from the coding sequence ATGGAAAGTAACACTATTTTAGAAGTGAAGGACTTAAAGGTATATTTTCCCGTGAAATCAGGAGTTCTTAGAAGGACCTCAGGTTATATCAAGGCAGTTGACGGCGTAAGCTTTCGTGTGATGCACGGAGAAACTCTTGGCCTTGTAGGCGAATCCGGCTGCGGAAAGACCACCATAGGCCGCTCTATCGTAAGACTGAATGAGCCGGCAGGCGGAAACATATTTTTTGAAAATCAGGATATATTTGATAAAAAGGGCAAAGACCTTAGAGATCTGAGAAAAAAAGTGCAGATTATATTTCAGGACCCTTATTCTTCTCTGAATCCTAGAAAAACCATAAAAAGGCTTTTAGGGGAGGTCCTTACTATACAAATGGGCTTAAGCAAGGAGGCATCTTTAAAGAAAACCTCTTCCTTGCTTCAGCAGGTAGGCTTAAGCCCCGTTTATGCAGAAAGATATCCCCATGAGTTTTCCGGAGGCCAAAGACAGAGGGTTGCCATAGCCAAAGCAATTGCATTGAATCCTAAGTTTCTTGTTTGCGACGAAGCGGTTTCAGCCCTCGATGTCTCCATTCAGTCCCAGATCATCAATCTTCTGATGGACTTGAAAAAGGAATATAAAGATATAACATATCTTTTTATATCTCATGCTCTGAATGTTGTTGAGCATATCAGTGACAGAGTAGCCGTTATGTATCTTGGAAAATTTGTTGAAATCGCTAAAACAGAAGATTTATTCAATAATCCCCTGCACCCTTATACAAAAGCCTTGCTTTCCGCCGCTCCTTTAATATCTGAGGAAAAACGAGGAGAAAGGATTCTGCTTAAAGGGGAGATTCCCGGCGCGGGAAATATTCCCAAGGGCTGCCGCTTTCACACAAGATGCCCTTACGTTACGGATATTTGCAGAAAAGAAGAACCCGAGCTTAAACAAAGAAAAGAAAGCGGCCATTTTTCTGCCTGCCACTTTAATTAA
- a CDS encoding SDR family oxidoreductase translates to MSLFDLTGKVAVVTGASSGLGVQFAHALAEQGASLALVARRKDRLDKLAEEFNNKGTKAIAVKCDASKEEEIIAAVKEIKNHFGRIDILVNNAGVGLVDKAENQSKELWDTVIGINLTGVFLFSREVAKVMIPQKYGKIINLGSLHSNTAISAAVNSVSAYCASKGGVQMLTKSLAAEWAQHNITVNAIGPAYFPSEMTDSAVSNEGFKQFVEARCPMGRFGRDGELNGALIYFASDASSYTTGQLLNIDGGWNTI, encoded by the coding sequence ATGAGTCTTTTCGATTTAACAGGTAAAGTAGCAGTTGTAACGGGAGCTTCTTCCGGACTTGGTGTTCAGTTTGCCCATGCCCTTGCAGAACAAGGTGCAAGCCTTGCTTTGGTAGCAAGAAGAAAGGACAGGCTTGATAAGCTTGCTGAAGAATTTAACAATAAAGGCACAAAAGCTATAGCAGTTAAATGCGATGCTTCCAAGGAAGAAGAAATTATTGCCGCTGTTAAAGAAATCAAGAATCATTTCGGAAGAATTGATATTCTTGTAAACAATGCAGGCGTAGGACTCGTTGACAAAGCCGAAAACCAGTCCAAAGAGCTTTGGGATACGGTTATAGGTATAAATCTTACTGGTGTTTTCTTATTTTCCAGAGAGGTTGCAAAGGTAATGATTCCTCAAAAATACGGTAAAATTATTAATCTTGGCTCCCTTCACAGCAATACTGCTATCAGTGCCGCTGTTAATTCCGTATCTGCTTACTGCGCATCAAAAGGCGGAGTACAGATGCTTACTAAATCTCTTGCGGCAGAATGGGCACAGCATAATATTACTGTAAATGCCATTGGGCCTGCATATTTCCCATCTGAAATGACTGACAGCGCAGTTAGCAACGAAGGCTTTAAACAGTTTGTTGAAGCCCGTTGTCCGATGGGCCGCTTTGGCCGTGACGGCGAGCTGAACGGAGCATTGATTTATTTCGCTTCTGACGCTTCCTCTTATACAACCGGACAACTCTTAAACATAGACGGCGGCTGGAATACCATATAA
- a CDS encoding RNA ligase family protein translates to MQNELYKYPRTAHIIGSRLQAGDEDLKSISLDILKDKYLVIEEKIDGANCGISFGKGDELLLQSRGHFLTGGYRERHFNMLKTWAMVYREQLFQLLGNRYILYGEWMYAKHTIYYDKLPHYFMEFDVFDKQDNVFLSTYKRQEKLKNYPFIHSVPVLKTGRIKDMEELSGLIQKSLYKSEHWLENLKEICKRNLDFEMVLGQTDRSDLAEGLYIKWEEDSQVKGRYKYVRAEFVAQILSADDHWLERPIIPNGLERGEMEWI, encoded by the coding sequence ATGCAAAACGAATTATATAAATATCCGCGGACGGCCCATATCATAGGCTCCCGTTTGCAGGCAGGAGATGAGGATTTAAAATCCATCTCCTTGGACATACTAAAAGATAAATACTTGGTAATAGAAGAAAAGATAGACGGTGCCAATTGCGGCATATCCTTTGGTAAAGGCGATGAATTGCTTTTGCAAAGCAGGGGGCATTTTCTGACAGGCGGTTATAGAGAGCGGCATTTTAATATGCTGAAAACATGGGCCATGGTTTACCGTGAACAATTATTCCAATTGTTGGGGAACCGATATATTCTCTATGGTGAGTGGATGTATGCAAAGCATACGATTTATTATGATAAGCTGCCCCATTATTTTATGGAGTTTGATGTTTTTGACAAACAGGATAACGTGTTTTTATCTACCTATAAGCGGCAGGAGAAGTTAAAAAATTATCCTTTCATACATTCTGTTCCTGTTCTTAAAACAGGCAGAATAAAGGATATGGAAGAATTGAGCGGACTGATACAAAAATCTCTGTATAAGTCGGAGCATTGGCTGGAAAATTTAAAAGAAATCTGCAAAAGGAATCTGGATTTTGAGATGGTATTGGGCCAAACCGATAGGTCCGACCTAGCGGAAGGCTTGTATATTAAATGGGAAGAAGACAGTCAGGTAAAGGGGCGGTATAAATATGTCCGAGCTGAATTTGTGGCTCAGATACTTTCTGCTGATGACCATTGGCTGGAGCGGCCTATTATCCCAAACGGCCTTGAAAGGGGTGAGATGGAATGGATATAA
- a CDS encoding phosphotransferase enzyme family protein, translated as MLKEAYDYFNQDVLNEFLDRYGAEKESIKNLNGFESFVYEIRNKQGEYVLKISYSLEEAERKLQSEIQFIDYLFANGVSVSTCINSIYGNKIEKRQEGNGSFYCRVYTKALGKKVSKEQWNDKLFKDWGRVMGKMHRLAKAFTPSENFYRHHWNEIDRLNLEKYLPAGNDIIIQKMDKLMLHLNAIKRTDENYGLIHSDLHHGNFFMHDNKMTVFDFDDIEYSWFINDIAIVLFYAVYWSPLAKDIEDYPKYFFDNFITGYVQECSIDENLFKEIPYFLKFRQIILYVALCEAFDFNNLKEDQRDLLNKFKYEIEHDIQLINLAELY; from the coding sequence ATGCTGAAAGAAGCGTATGATTATTTTAATCAAGATGTTTTGAATGAGTTTCTAGACAGGTATGGGGCAGAGAAAGAAAGCATAAAAAACTTAAATGGTTTTGAAAGTTTTGTTTATGAGATACGTAATAAACAGGGAGAGTATGTCTTAAAGATATCCTATAGTTTAGAGGAAGCTGAACGTAAGCTTCAATCGGAAATCCAGTTTATAGATTACTTATTTGCCAACGGCGTATCGGTTTCAACCTGTATTAATTCCATATATGGCAATAAAATTGAAAAGCGCCAAGAAGGTAACGGCAGTTTCTATTGCAGGGTTTATACAAAGGCCTTAGGCAAAAAAGTATCTAAAGAGCAATGGAATGATAAGCTTTTTAAGGATTGGGGCCGTGTAATGGGGAAGATGCACCGACTTGCCAAGGCGTTTACTCCTTCTGAAAACTTCTATAGGCACCACTGGAATGAAATAGACAGGCTGAATCTTGAAAAATACCTGCCTGCCGGTAATGATATAATTATTCAGAAAATGGATAAGCTTATGCTTCATTTAAATGCAATCAAACGAACGGATGAAAATTACGGGCTGATACACAGTGATTTACATCATGGCAATTTCTTTATGCATGACAATAAGATGACTGTGTTTGACTTTGACGATATTGAATATTCATGGTTTATAAATGATATTGCGATTGTATTGTTTTATGCCGTTTACTGGAGTCCGCTTGCTAAAGATATTGAAGATTATCCTAAATATTTCTTTGATAATTTTATCACAGGTTATGTTCAAGAATGTTCTATAGATGAGAACTTATTTAAAGAAATCCCGTATTTTCTTAAGTTCAGGCAAATTATTTTGTATGTGGCTCTTTGCGAGGCCTTTGATTTTAATAATTTAAAAGAGGATCAGAGGGATTTATTAAATAAATTTAAATATGAAATTGAACATGATATCCAGCTGATTAATTTGGCTGAATTATACTGA
- the rbsK gene encoding ribokinase: MKKIAVIGSLNMDLVITTDRLPNMGETITGKNFSQIPGGKGANQGVACGRLGGNTRFLGKVGNDSYGNTLIESLKNAGVDTNFIIQDSSETTGIAMITVCNGENMIILNPGANGKVTCEDIESNIDVLEEADILMMQLEIPFETVEYIINKYKGSKTIILDPAPFIPLEKELLKGIDYITPNEYEAGLLCNINTETEKGILEALDALKEIGVKYPIITLGSKGIAFYNGTENKIMPGFKVNAVDTTAAGDTFAGAFAVAMSKGETMENALLFAQKAAAIATTKFGAQSSIPSFEEVEKYLLQI, translated from the coding sequence ATGAAAAAAATAGCTGTTATCGGCAGTTTAAATATGGATTTAGTAATAACTACAGACAGGCTCCCGAATATGGGGGAAACGATTACAGGCAAAAACTTTAGTCAAATCCCAGGGGGGAAAGGTGCAAATCAGGGCGTTGCCTGCGGCAGGTTAGGGGGCAATACAAGATTTTTAGGCAAAGTCGGAAACGATAGTTATGGCAATACATTAATAGAAAGCCTGAAAAATGCTGGTGTAGATACAAATTTTATTATTCAAGACAGCAGCGAAACTACAGGCATTGCAATGATTACCGTGTGTAACGGTGAAAATATGATTATACTGAATCCCGGTGCAAACGGCAAAGTCACTTGTGAAGATATCGAGAGCAATATCGATGTTTTAGAAGAAGCAGACATCCTTATGATGCAGCTTGAAATACCTTTTGAAACAGTAGAATACATAATAAATAAATATAAAGGCAGTAAAACCATAATTCTTGATCCGGCACCATTTATTCCATTGGAAAAGGAATTATTAAAGGGCATTGATTATATAACACCAAATGAATATGAAGCAGGGCTTCTTTGCAATATCAATACGGAAACAGAAAAGGGAATTCTTGAGGCTTTAGATGCATTAAAAGAGATAGGCGTAAAATACCCAATCATAACCTTAGGAAGCAAAGGCATTGCTTTTTATAACGGTACTGAAAATAAAATAATGCCGGGCTTTAAAGTAAATGCAGTAGATACAACTGCCGCAGGCGATACCTTTGCAGGGGCTTTTGCCGTAGCAATGTCAAAAGGTGAAACCATGGAAAACGCCCTCCTATTTGCACAAAAGGCGGCGGCAATTGCAACTACAAAATTTGGGGCACAAAGTTCTATACCCTCATTTGAAGAAGTTGAAAAGTATTTGCTTCAAATATAA
- the nikB gene encoding nickel ABC transporter permease, whose protein sequence is MTSYIVRRLLQMIPTLLVISFMIFSLLYITPGDPVSLALGVSDTQTISPETYEKVRQDLGLDKPFGERYMNFILKAAKGDLGISYITKNDVFDEIKARMPATLQLTFAAMLLSICISMPLGILAAFKHNSIWDNLFTMLATIGVSLPKFWFALVLIIVFSLNLGFLPSKGIGYMSDGFSSVIAHLILPASSLALGLAATQTRMIRSSMLEVLNQDYIKFARSKGLKEKAVILGHALKNSMIPVITVLGSELGSLLGGAVVTETIFAWPGVGRLIVNAIGRRDYPTIQGATLVLCVTFLAINLIVDLCYALINPKIRIEEN, encoded by the coding sequence ATGACATCTTATATCGTCAGAAGACTTTTACAGATGATACCGACTTTGCTTGTAATTTCGTTTATGATATTCAGCCTTTTATACATAACTCCCGGGGATCCGGTTTCTCTTGCACTGGGGGTAAGCGATACTCAGACCATATCCCCTGAAACCTATGAAAAGGTACGGCAGGATTTAGGTTTAGACAAGCCTTTTGGGGAAAGATACATGAATTTTATCTTAAAGGCGGCTAAAGGAGACTTAGGTATTTCTTATATTACTAAAAATGATGTTTTTGATGAAATTAAAGCAAGAATGCCTGCAACCTTGCAGCTGACCTTTGCGGCAATGCTTCTTTCCATATGCATATCAATGCCCTTAGGAATCCTTGCGGCTTTTAAGCATAATAGCATATGGGATAATTTATTTACCATGCTTGCAACCATCGGCGTATCTTTACCTAAGTTCTGGTTTGCTCTGGTACTTATAATCGTTTTTTCTCTCAATTTAGGCTTTCTTCCAAGTAAGGGAATAGGTTATATGAGTGACGGCTTTTCCTCAGTAATTGCTCACCTTATTCTCCCTGCCTCATCTCTTGCGTTAGGCCTTGCGGCAACCCAGACAAGAATGATCCGCTCCAGTATGCTGGAGGTTTTGAATCAGGACTATATTAAATTCGCAAGAAGCAAAGGACTTAAGGAGAAAGCGGTTATTTTGGGCCATGCCCTTAAAAATTCTATGATACCCGTCATAACGGTTTTAGGCTCTGAATTAGGCAGCCTTTTAGGGGGAGCCGTAGTAACGGAAACTATTTTTGCGTGGCCAGGAGTAGGAAGGCTTATTGTAAATGCCATCGGCAGAAGAGACTATCCTACTATACAAGGAGCGACCTTGGTTTTATGCGTAACTTTCCTTGCTATTAATCTTATTGTGGATTTATGCTATGCCCTAATCAATCCTAAAATAAGAATTGAAGAGAATTAA
- a CDS encoding ABC transporter permease: MDNNTNVSFENELIGEESLSTTTYWQDILRNFKKNRLAVTGLVMLLIILILCIGAPLFSRYDPVLDMNLKDKLLPPGSPGHVLGTDDYGRDIWARLLYGGRTSVVTGLSVSLIAAAAGVFIGCISGYCGGKIDALLMRFTDIMLSFPFLIIAIAIMAALGASQRNVVIALAIISWPPFARLTRGQVLSIKRQEYIESAIVAGFSHFRIMFSHILPNCMAPIIVQATLSVGNAILSAASLNFLGMGIDSTLPEWGVMLNQGRNYLQTASYLTTVPGIAISLTVLSVNWLGDGLRDAFDPRMRK, encoded by the coding sequence ATGGATAATAATACAAACGTTTCTTTTGAAAATGAATTAATCGGTGAAGAAAGCCTTTCCACAACAACATATTGGCAGGACATCTTAAGAAACTTTAAGAAAAACAGGCTTGCGGTAACAGGGCTTGTTATGCTTTTAATCATCCTTATTTTATGTATAGGAGCCCCTCTTTTTTCCAGATATGACCCCGTCCTTGATATGAATTTAAAGGATAAGCTTCTTCCTCCCGGTTCACCGGGCCATGTTCTTGGAACCGACGATTACGGCAGGGACATATGGGCCAGGCTTTTATACGGGGGGCGCACATCTGTTGTAACAGGTCTTTCCGTAAGCCTTATAGCTGCTGCCGCCGGTGTTTTTATCGGCTGTATCAGCGGATACTGCGGCGGAAAAATAGATGCCCTTTTAATGCGCTTTACAGATATTATGCTTTCGTTTCCTTTTTTAATAATAGCCATCGCCATTATGGCGGCTTTAGGCGCAAGCCAGCGCAATGTAGTCATCGCGCTTGCCATAATCAGCTGGCCTCCCTTTGCAAGACTTACAAGAGGCCAGGTTTTAAGCATAAAAAGGCAGGAATACATCGAATCTGCCATTGTGGCCGGATTTTCCCATTTCAGGATAATGTTTAGCCATATCTTGCCTAATTGTATGGCCCCTATTATTGTTCAGGCTACCTTATCCGTAGGCAATGCCATACTTTCCGCAGCAAGCCTTAATTTTCTCGGCATGGGCATAGACTCTACCCTCCCCGAATGGGGTGTAATGCTTAACCAAGGCAGAAATTATCTTCAAACAGCATCTTACCTTACTACAGTGCCGGGCATCGCCATCTCTCTTACGGTGCTTTCAGTTAACTGGCTTGGTGACGGACTTCGGGATGCCTTTGACCCGAGAATGAGAAAGTAG
- a CDS encoding MurR/RpiR family transcriptional regulator: MPVKQKIREKYNLLSKKQKVIADYFLENKSSLCSKTLRQISIETKVTELTIINFCKKLNFNGFGEFKEEYDHDIKINNSQLKKVFRNDTKKVEYDALFKLIINHQINSHNNTLNNLNEKSIMETIELINKSKKIFIFCEGYSNFVGSYLKAMFDTLALETEIVNFTRFDLQFLMKFLSFTPQDLYFTISYPTYTSLIVKIGEYLFGNGFNVISFTDKPDSPLTKNSNITFYSHNDSITLYNSFHSSISIIEVIMTLLSKSREGKILHMNNSAEKIENFFAGFRPMVQDL; this comes from the coding sequence ATGCCTGTAAAGCAAAAAATAAGGGAAAAGTACAATTTACTGAGTAAAAAGCAAAAAGTAATAGCAGATTATTTTTTAGAAAACAAATCATCTCTATGTTCTAAAACTCTTCGGCAAATCAGCATAGAAACAAAGGTTACCGAGCTTACAATCATTAATTTCTGCAAGAAGCTGAATTTTAATGGCTTTGGTGAGTTTAAAGAAGAGTATGACCATGACATAAAAATAAACAACAGCCAATTAAAAAAGGTGTTTAGAAACGACACAAAAAAAGTTGAATATGATGCGCTTTTCAAATTAATTATAAACCATCAAATAAATAGTCATAACAATACGCTTAATAATTTAAACGAAAAATCCATCATGGAAACCATTGAGCTCATCAATAAATCTAAAAAGATATTCATATTCTGCGAAGGTTACTCTAACTTTGTCGGCAGTTATCTAAAGGCCATGTTTGATACCCTTGCACTAGAAACAGAAATAGTAAATTTCACCCGCTTCGACCTTCAGTTCTTAATGAAATTTCTTAGTTTTACGCCCCAAGATTTATATTTTACAATCTCTTATCCTACTTATACCAGTTTAATTGTAAAAATAGGTGAATATCTTTTCGGCAATGGTTTTAATGTAATTTCTTTTACAGATAAGCCCGATTCTCCGCTAACTAAAAATTCCAATATAACATTTTATTCACACAATGATTCTATTACATTATATAATTCTTTTCATTCTTCCATAAGCATTATTGAAGTCATAATGACTTTACTGAGCAAGAGCAGGGAAGGCAAGATTTTACATATGAACAACAGCGCCGAAAAAATAGAAAACTTTTTTGCCGGATTTAGGCCCATGGTTCAGGATTTATAA
- a CDS encoding GNAT family N-acetyltransferase: MLEIKRYNKIDDAVNLYKLMKNEGNEWIDYWGSEKYKRALDNSIVYVAYDGDVLCGYVRCKDDDGFGIYIYDLLVDKSHRGNKYGFMLMQKICDTFPDNTVYVMSDVDLYYEKQGFKREGSIFIVNE, translated from the coding sequence ATGCTGGAGATTAAACGATACAATAAAATAGACGATGCAGTTAATCTATATAAACTCATGAAAAATGAGGGAAATGAATGGATTGATTACTGGGGCAGTGAAAAATATAAAAGGGCTCTGGATAATTCTATTGTATATGTGGCTTATGACGGTGATGTTTTATGCGGCTATGTAAGATGCAAAGACGATGATGGCTTTGGCATATATATTTATGACCTGCTGGTTGATAAAAGCCACCGCGGAAACAAGTATGGTTTTATGCTGATGCAAAAGATATGTGATACCTTTCCGGATAATACGGTATATGTCATGAGTGATGTTGACCTGTATTACGAAAAGCAGGGTTTTAAGCGGGAAGGCAGTATATTTATTGTTAATGAATAG